ATTGAATGAAAAAGAGAGCGAAAAAAGCAAAGCCTAAACAGGCATAAAGCGCAAACTTAAAGCGTATCGCGACAAGCGAAACGCCTACATACAGACCCAAAACCCACCACGGAAAGCTCAACAAATAACTCTGCGTTTTTACATGTAAGAATTCCAGTAAATAGCCATCTAAAATGCCTCCCAAATTCAGTACATGTAAAAGCACGCCAAGCGGATAAAAGACGATAAACACGAGGCTTGAAAGCGGTGAGGTGAGCTGTAAAAATGTGAAAACAGGAAAAAATGTATGAACGATGGGAACCATTAAGAGAAATACACCTAAGTCGATGATGGCAAGTAAGACCCAGCGATTCAGGCTTGCAAAATGGTGCAGAAAGAGAAAGAGATAAAAGACTCCCGCCACCGAAAACCAAAACGAGAGCGAAAAAACAAGGCTAGGGAAAAGCGCTAAAAGCCCTAATGTTGTGAGTCCTAGCATCTCAAAAGAGAGCACTTTAATCCCCCTAGAATAGATAAAAAATCCTAAAACACTCATCGCAAAGGCACGCAAAAAAGAGGGCACAAAATCGATCACGACCATAT
Above is a genomic segment from Sulfurospirillum halorespirans DSM 13726 containing:
- a CDS encoding ComEC/Rec2 family competence protein, yielding MTRESLHVNTATVLNHYTKTNEKGRTYDVFKLKLDGSGAEVYTVSWRVVTMSIKTRVKVKLKVDKVTFYDYLKGFFAPSLTLYEIYEDDPPLDVKPLYRFVEEQHESEKIAELYKTLLFATPISKELRDEVQKWGISHLIAISGYNVGVISFLLFFFLKPLYQFFQSRYFPYRNATADLTMVVLVVLFIYMVVIDFVPSFLRAFAMSVLGFFIYSRGIKVLSFEMLGLTTLGLLALFPSLVFSLSFWFSVAGVFYLFLFLHHFASLNRWVLLAIIDLGVFLLMVPIVHTFFPVFTFLQLTSPLSSLVFIVFYPLGVLLHVLNLGGILDGYLLEFLHVKTQSYLLSFPWWVLGLYVGVSLVAIRFKFALYACLGFAFFALFFIQ